The following proteins come from a genomic window of Sorghum bicolor cultivar BTx623 chromosome 3, Sorghum_bicolor_NCBIv3, whole genome shotgun sequence:
- the LOC8056101 gene encoding calreticulin-3 isoform X2, with translation MGTRRGSGVLHRLLALSSLLLLASGEIVFEERFEDGWESRWVESDWKRSEGKAGRFKHTAGRYSADPDDKGIQTTMDARHFAISAKFPQFSNKNRTLVVQYSIKFEQDIECGGGYIKLMSGYVNQKKFSGDTPYSLMFGPDICGTQTKKLHLIVSYQGQNYPIKKDLECETDKLTHFYTFILRPDASYSLLVDNRERETGSMYTDWDILPPRKIKDLHAKRPKDWDDREYIEDPDEVKPEPDTWDEDEDGIWKPRMVSNPAYKGPWKRKRIKNPNYKGKWKTPWIDNPEFEDDPDLYVLKPLKYIGIEVWQVKAGSVFDNILICDDPEYARNVVEETWGANREAEKEAFEEAEKERKAREDREGQKAKDDGGRRRPRKKHYRDHWDDYHDEL, from the exons ATGGGAACTCGCCGCGGCAGCggcgtgctccaccgcctcctcGCCCTCTCGTCGCTGCTGCTCCTCGCTTCCGGTGAGATCGTCTTCGAGGAGCGCTTCGAAG ATGGTTGGGAGAGTCGGTGGGTAGAATCCGATTGGAAAAGGAGTGAAGGGAAAGCTGGAAGGTTCAAACACACAGCGGGGAGATACTCTGCAGATCCTGATGACAAAG GAATACAAACAACAATGGATGCTAGACATTTTGCTATCTCAGCCAAGTTCCCACAATTCAGTAACAAGAACCGGACACTTGTGGTCCAGTACTCCATTAAGTTTGAGCAGGATATTGAATGTGGTGGTGGCTATATTAAGCTTATGTCTGGTTATGtcaaccaaaaaaaatttagtgGGGACACTCCATACAG CTTGATGTTTGGGCCAGATATATGTGGTACTCAAACAAAGAAGCTCCATCTTATAGTCTCTTACCAGGGGCAGAACTATCCCATCAAGAAAGATCTAGAATGTGAGACGGACAAGTTAACACATTTCTACACTTTCATTCTTAGGCCTGATGCGTCTTATAGCCTACTTGTTGACAACCGCGAAAGAGAAACTGGGAGCATGTACACCGATTGGGATATCCTCCCTCCTCGTAAAATTAAGGATCTTCACGCCAAAAGG CCTAAGGACTGGGATGACAGAGAATATATTGAAGATCCTGATGAAGTAAAGCCAGAG CCTGACACGTGGGATGAGGACGAGGATGGAATATGGAAGCCCAGGATGGTATCGAATCCAGCATACAAGGGACCATGGAAACGCAAG AGAATTAAAAATCCTAACTACAAGGGTAAATGGAAGACCCCATGGATCGATAATCCAG AGTTTGAGGATGATCCAGATCTTTATGTGCTGAAGCCTTTGAAGTATATTGGAATTGAAGTTTGGCAG GTAAAAGCTGGTTCAGTTTTCGACAACATTTTGATTTGTGATGACCCTGAGTATGCAAGAAATGTTGTTGAGGAAACTTGGGGTGCTAATAGGGAG gCTGAAAAGGAGGCTTTTGAAGAAGCTGAAAAGGAGAGGAAAGCTAGGGAGGATAGG GAAGGTCAAAAGGCAAAGGATGATGGTGGGCGCCGAAGGCCTCGTAAAAAA CACTACAGAGATCACTGGGATGACTACCAT GATGAGCTATGA
- the LOC110433363 gene encoding uncharacterized protein LOC110433363: MDDNYMAARSPSKTVPVNPKPFKNNLSGKPVVVKLMWGMDYKGIEGVWICHGSGFIEGSRQAASAFLVSKPAGRPARRAGSGGDRESHVRDPIAGGNRSAQARPHGSGPWLGSH; encoded by the exons ATGGATGACAATTATATGGCAGCACGATCTCCTTCCAAG ACTGTGCCAGTTAACCCAAAACCTTTCAAGAACAACCTGTCAGGGAAGCCTGTAGTTGTTAAACTCATGTGGGGTATGGATTACAAAG GTATAGAGGGAGTATGGATCTGTCACGGATCCGGCTTCATCGAGGGCTCGAGGCAGGCTGCCTCGGCTTTTCTTGTCTccaagccggccggccggccggctcgcCGAGCAGGGTCGGGAGGTGACCGTGAGTCACACGTACGAGATCCGATCGCTGGAGGCAACCGTTCTGCACAGGCTCGCCCTCACGGTTCAGGTCCATGGTTGGGTAGCCATTAA
- the LOC8078667 gene encoding RHOMBOID-like protein 13, producing MGKPLIYEILEKPASSSVIGICSLIWWLIQKRGIGYADVGLSYEAAVDGGQYWRIITSAFSHISVVHLVFNMSALWSLGVVEQLGQIGLGVEYYLHYTLVLVVLSGLLVLGFYHMMIQRFKVEYFRRVTAVGYSCVVFGWMTILAAKQPSSKLNIFGVLSLPISFAPFESLIFTSIMVPQASFIGHLSGIIVGYSIAWGLIHGMNNYWAITMLGWIALVFVLSLKRTGSMELSFIEIEPVTDPSLPSVGVVAPRNGRTLQMDVLPGRRVADIV from the coding sequence ATGGGGAAACCGCTGATCTACGAGATTCTGGAGAAGCCGGCGAGCAGCAGCGTCATCGGCATCTGCTCCCTGATCTGGTGGCTCATCCAGAAGCGGGGCATCGGGTACGCGGACGTCGGGCTGAGCTACGAGGCCGCCGTGGACGGCGGGCAGTACTGGCGGATCATCACCTCCGCCTTCTCGCACATCAGCGTGGTCCACCTGGTGTTCAACATGAGCGCGCTGTGGAGCCTCGGCGTCGTCGAGCAGCTGGGGCAGATCGGGCTCGGCGTCGAGTACTACCTGCACTACACGCTCGTTCTCGTCGTGCTGTCCGGATTGCTGGTCCTCGGGTTCTACCACATGATGATTCAGAGGTTCAAGGTGGAGTACTTCAGGAGGGTCACTGCGGTTGGCTACTCATGCGTTGTGTTTGGCTGGATGACAATCCTGGCTGCCAAGCAACCGTCGTCAAAGCTGAATATTTTTGGGGTTCTTTCACTGCCCATCAGCTTTGCGCCATTCGAGTCGCTGATATTCACATCAATCATGGTGCCACAGGCTAGTTTCATCGGCCACTTGTCGGGGATAATTGTTGGGTACTCAATTGCCTGGGGTCTGATTCATGGGATGAACAACTACTGGGCAATCACAATGCTTGGCTGGATTGCACTTGTATTTGTCTTGAGCTTGAAGCGTACAGGATCTATGGAGTTGAGTTTCATTGAGATCGAGCCAGTGACAGATCCCTCGCTGCCTTCTGTTGGTGTGGTTGCTCCCAGAAATGGTAGAACTCTACAAATGGATGTCTTGCCTGGAAGAAGAGTTGCAGACATTGTATAA
- the LOC110433773 gene encoding uncharacterized protein LOC110433773 — MSAVDEMKQALLSPLLQPGESKPPDEDDFLDEQKAEQPDEPEDSEKQKQLLDAAAENGRNAVNGNKNGGSSLSDEDDYSEEEEPDDSEEPEHADDSEEHEHADDSEDQKPEHAAADDKSGGKRAAPCSRPIISGASHVDERTKNRDLQIDNLREDSRRFADYAAGTSMASEAVSFLRAVEEFSTGKQRTKKKIMETELSKNGRFLCAAAGRAPPSEAGVAAVAVKITGDSLDILLSSEDRASTPCAFLRPWLDRLRAATSGPEPTLPLHRERQEKETEKRQALFGVALAVLLALLTTAAGVHVFPSALGPWIAIIGALFWIAISCGLVLDLYGNTKLEFQIAACLSRLGIGGCHNTILPLHLRSILPLRDDHHVGSGRLGAGLARSLMRPEPDASAR; from the exons ATGAGCGCTGTGGACGAAATGAAACAAGCCTTGCTTAGCCCACTTCTTCAGCCCGGCGAGAGCAAGCCGCCTGACGAGGACGATTTCCTGGACGAGCAGAAGGCCGAGCAGCCCGATGAGCCCGAGGACTCGGAGAAGCAGAAGCAGCTGCTCGACGCCGCGGCCGAGAATGGGCGCAACGCCGTGAACGGAAACAAGAACGGCGGGAGCTCTCTTTCCGACGAGGACGACTactcggaggaggaggagcccgaCGATTCGGAGGAGCCCGAGCACGCCGACGATTCGGAGGAGCACGAGCACGCCGACGATTCGGAGGACCAGAAGCCCGAACACGCCGCGGCCGACGACAAGAGCGGCGGGAAGCGGGCTGCTCCTTGCTCGAGGCCAATCATCTCCGGTGCTTCCCACGTCGACGAGAGGACCAAGAACCGCGACCTGCAGATCGACAACCTTAGAGAGGACTCGCGCAGGTTCGCGGACTATGCGGCGGGCACATCGATGGCCTCCGAGGCCGTCTCCTTCCTGAGAGCCGTCGAGGAGTTCAGCACCGGAAAGCAGAGAACAAAGAAGAAGATTATGGAGACGGAGCTGAGCAAGAATGGACGATTCCTATGCGCTGCAGCGGGCCGGGCTCCTCCTTCCGAGGCCGGTGTCGCAGCTGTCGCAGTCAAGATCACGGGAGATTCCCTCGACATCCTGTTGTCTTCAGAGGACCGGGCCTCCACACCCTGCGCCTTCTTGCGGCCGTGGCTAGACCGACTCCGGGCAGCTACGTCGGGACCGGAGCCGACTCTTCCCCTCCATCGCGAGCGACAG GAGAAGGAAACTGAAAAGCGGCAGGCGCTGTTTGGGGTAGCTCTGGCCGTTCTGCTTGCACTGCTAACAACTGCAGCCGGTGTACATGTGTTTCCTTCGGCATTAGGACCATGGATAGCAATAATCGGCGCTCTGTTCTGGATAGCGATCAGCTGCGGACTTGTCCTGGACCTGTACGGCAACACAAAGTTGGAGTTTCAGATCGCAGCTTGCCTCAGCCGCCTGGGCATTGGTGGGTGTCACAATACTATTCTGCCTCTTCATCTTCGGAGCATTCTTCCCCTCCGCGACGATCACCATGTGGGTTCTGGTAGGCTTGGCGCTGGCCTTGCACGCTCTCTTATGCGTCCTG AGCCGGACGCAAGCGCGAGGTGA
- the LOC8056100 gene encoding selenoprotein F, which translates to MGRSLPVAVAVVAVVLVCCSALCRAERLGARECEDLGFTGLALCSDCNALSEFVKDQELVEDCRKCCTEDSDDSISKLTFSGAIIEVCMRKLVFYPEVVGFLEEDKDDFPYVEARYSYGSPPKLIMLDNKGEQKETIRIDNWKREHIRQFLKEKVKPVKLDS; encoded by the exons ATGGGTCGGTCTCTCCCCGTGGCGGTAGCGGTCGTCGCCGTGGTCCTCGTGTGCTGCTCCGCTCTCTGCCGCGCCGAGCGGCTCGGGGCCAGGGAGTGCGAGGACCTGGGGTTCACCGGCCTCGCTCTATGCTCCGATTGCAACGCGCTCTCCGAGTTCGTCAAGGACCAAG AGCTGGTGGAGGATTGCCGTAAATGTTGCACCGAGGATTCAGATGATTCTATCAGCAAG CTCACATTTTCTGGTGCAATTATTGAGGTGTGCATGAGAAAACTGGTATTTTATCCAGAAGTTGTTGGCTTCCTCGAAGAAGATAAAGATGACTTCCCTTATGTGGAAGCCCGTTATTCCTATGGTTCTCCGCCAAAGCTCATAATGCTTGACAACAAGGGTGAACAGAAGGAGACCATAAG GATCGATAACTGGAAGCGAGAGCACATTCGGCAGTTTCTCAAGGAGAAAGTGAAGCCAGTGAAATTAGACAGCTGA
- the LOC8056101 gene encoding calreticulin-3 isoform X1, whose protein sequence is MGTRRGSGVLHRLLALSSLLLLASGEIVFEERFEDGWESRWVESDWKRSEGKAGRFKHTAGRYSADPDDKGIQTTMDARHFAISAKFPQFSNKNRTLVVQYSIKFEQDIECGGGYIKLMSGYVNQKKFSGDTPYSLMFGPDICGTQTKKLHLIVSYQGQNYPIKKDLECETDKLTHFYTFILRPDASYSLLVDNRERETGSMYTDWDILPPRKIKDLHAKRPKDWDDREYIEDPDEVKPEGYDSIPKQIPDPKAKKPDTWDEDEDGIWKPRMVSNPAYKGPWKRKRIKNPNYKGKWKTPWIDNPEFEDDPDLYVLKPLKYIGIEVWQVKAGSVFDNILICDDPEYARNVVEETWGANREAEKEAFEEAEKERKAREDREGQKAKDDGGRRRPRKKHYRDHWDDYHDEL, encoded by the exons ATGGGAACTCGCCGCGGCAGCggcgtgctccaccgcctcctcGCCCTCTCGTCGCTGCTGCTCCTCGCTTCCGGTGAGATCGTCTTCGAGGAGCGCTTCGAAG ATGGTTGGGAGAGTCGGTGGGTAGAATCCGATTGGAAAAGGAGTGAAGGGAAAGCTGGAAGGTTCAAACACACAGCGGGGAGATACTCTGCAGATCCTGATGACAAAG GAATACAAACAACAATGGATGCTAGACATTTTGCTATCTCAGCCAAGTTCCCACAATTCAGTAACAAGAACCGGACACTTGTGGTCCAGTACTCCATTAAGTTTGAGCAGGATATTGAATGTGGTGGTGGCTATATTAAGCTTATGTCTGGTTATGtcaaccaaaaaaaatttagtgGGGACACTCCATACAG CTTGATGTTTGGGCCAGATATATGTGGTACTCAAACAAAGAAGCTCCATCTTATAGTCTCTTACCAGGGGCAGAACTATCCCATCAAGAAAGATCTAGAATGTGAGACGGACAAGTTAACACATTTCTACACTTTCATTCTTAGGCCTGATGCGTCTTATAGCCTACTTGTTGACAACCGCGAAAGAGAAACTGGGAGCATGTACACCGATTGGGATATCCTCCCTCCTCGTAAAATTAAGGATCTTCACGCCAAAAGG CCTAAGGACTGGGATGACAGAGAATATATTGAAGATCCTGATGAAGTAAAGCCAGAG GGCTATGATTCTATCCCAAAACAGATTCCTGATCCGAAGGCCAAAAAG CCTGACACGTGGGATGAGGACGAGGATGGAATATGGAAGCCCAGGATGGTATCGAATCCAGCATACAAGGGACCATGGAAACGCAAG AGAATTAAAAATCCTAACTACAAGGGTAAATGGAAGACCCCATGGATCGATAATCCAG AGTTTGAGGATGATCCAGATCTTTATGTGCTGAAGCCTTTGAAGTATATTGGAATTGAAGTTTGGCAG GTAAAAGCTGGTTCAGTTTTCGACAACATTTTGATTTGTGATGACCCTGAGTATGCAAGAAATGTTGTTGAGGAAACTTGGGGTGCTAATAGGGAG gCTGAAAAGGAGGCTTTTGAAGAAGCTGAAAAGGAGAGGAAAGCTAGGGAGGATAGG GAAGGTCAAAAGGCAAAGGATGATGGTGGGCGCCGAAGGCCTCGTAAAAAA CACTACAGAGATCACTGGGATGACTACCAT GATGAGCTATGA
- the LOC110433485 gene encoding uncharacterized protein LOC110433485: protein MARTEKLAGDGCSGGEGQVEVEVGMGVDGKGVIECRICQEEGEEAAMDSPCACTGTLKFAHRKCIQRWCNKKGNITCEICNQVYSPNYVIPPPKCCSDEMDMDLRPNWVGRIDPHDSHFLAIAIAEQQLLQAEFDDCVSANSSGVTCCRTIALILMFLLLVRHVIVIVRDVSMLQDATVLFSATLQFAGFFLPCYVIARSCYALQHRRRRQV from the exons ATGGCGCGCACCGAGAAACTCGCCGGCGATGGCTGCTCCGGCGGCGAAGGCCAAGTGGAGGTGGAGGTCGGCATGGGGGTGGATGGGAAGGGGGTCATAGAGTGCCGTATATgccaggaggagggggaggaggccgCTATGGACTCGCCCTGCGCCTGCACTGGCACACTCAAG TTTGCCCACAGGAAATGCATACAGAGATGGTGCAACAAGAAAGGCAACATTACATGTGAAATCTGCAACCAG GTTTACTCCCCGAATTATGTCATCCCTCCACCTAAATGCTGTTCAGATGAAATGGACATGGATCTTAG GCCAAACTGGGTTGGACGAATCGATCCTCACGATTCCCATTTTCTAGCAATTGCCATTGCAGAGCAGCAGTTGCTGCAAGCTGAATTTGATGATTGTGTATCTGCAAATTCTAGTGGTGTCACATGCTGCCGGACCATTGCTTTAATT TTGATGTTCCTTTTGCTTGTACGCCATGTAATTGTCATTGTGAGGGATGTTAGCATGCTACAAGATGCAACGGTGCTGTTCAGT GCAACTCTTCAGTTTGCGGGATTCTTTCTACCTTGTTATGTAATAGCTCGTTCTTGCTATGCTTTGCAGCATCGGAGACGAAGACAG GTGTAG